One Acropora palmata chromosome 2, jaAcrPala1.3, whole genome shotgun sequence genomic window, aaaggaGACGTAAATATTTGTGgacaagaaatgtttgttGCCTCCCAAAGCAGCTCCCTCTGGGGTGGGTGGGCGGGGCGAGGgggtttttctctttcttttaggATGCATTTATTATTCAGTAGGTCATTACGAGAAAAGCGGTCGAATAATTCGCATGAGCTCAAATTTACATTCCCCTGCGACATACAACACAAGGTTATAAGGTATGTGTCGTACACCTTGGCCCATTAGAAGAGGGAGCTCCATTCCTAACCTGCTCGTATCACGCATTTTCCATTAGAAATCGAAATTTTAGCAAGTTCGTTCCACCTCGTTCCCAAAATCAAGAGAAAGAACCTGGAAAAACGAATTGCCTCATCCTGTTAGGTGACGTTACTTCCAAGTTTAATCGCCTTCGCTGTAGTGaatatagagcggttttcaaatgactgtcgaaaaaccaataccagcCCAACAAGATAAAACAGCGcgattaaccaatcagaattcctagcaattacctgtgaCTTACTCAAAACACGGGGAAAATCGCGTGTGATTGTATTCGGTTCTGCTTCTCACTGGTCGAAAAATGGCGCGAGACTTTAAAGCGAATCACTTAGCAAAGCAATCGAGAAAtgactttcgacagtcatttgaaaacaaatctaACCACATCTGCTGCACAAATAAAATCGAACTGACAAGCTCTTTACAAATATACAACTTTTCTAACCCTTTTCTGTATCCTCATCTCAGGCACAAACCTTGAGTTTTCTTCTTGCGTTAAACTTCTTCAGTCCGTCCAAAGTTTCCTGTCTGTGCACCTTAGATGCGACGCGTTCACGATTCTACGAGAAGTCAGATATAAAGACCACGTAACTTTTTACGGTTGTTCTAAGACTTACTAACCATGGCGCTACATCACTTGGGTTGAGTTCTATTAAGATCAAACGTTCTGTGGTAAACGTGGGTCAAGTTAATATGTCAACATATAATTTGGTCAGTAACCAATCGCTATAAGTCACCCCCCCTCCCACCCCTTATTAAAACATCATGGATCCGCCCCTTCAAGAATAACCTAAAAGTCAGCGTTAAACATCATTCCCAACGAGCACAAGTTGATGAACCTACAACTTTTCCTTGTCACTAGACAAATAGAGTCTGTCCTCGGTAAATTAAAGTTATAGTTTGATCAACTTATGATATTCAACTATTAAGACTGGTTCTTTTCAAGGAAACCTAATCGAAACCATTCCAAGACAACAAGAGTATTCGCTTACAACGATCCACGGATGTTTCAAGGCCTCTGATGCTGTGATTCTTCTTGACTGATCCACCGAAAGCAACGTGTTTATAAGCTCCTGTTAAACAGAACATTGGAAACCAAATTTGACCACATCATACCAGATGTGGTGTGCTTGACTTGTGATGAGCGAAAAACATTCAAACTAGATCTTAAGTAGCGTTCCACTACGTAGGAGGATTAGAAAAGGGTGCCGTTTGTTAAGTCCAAACTCCCAACTAGAAACTCTATCGTGTCCAATATTAGAGCACAACGATACAAGTACAAATTGGAGTTCGCAAGAACACTATATATTTAATCGCCTTCCTATCGTCAATCGTGATGTAAATTACAGGAAAGAGAAGAAGGGTGACATGGAGACTTATATCACCCAATCCTGGACAAATCTAGAGACGTAAAGCGCTACCTCGATAACATAAAAATCAGGGTAAGCCTCAAACGGAGTTGACAGTAAGGATCACTGACGCAACATCCGCCCTTAAATTTTCGCCGCCCCAAACTGCAGACCAAGTCAAGTCATTGATCTGTATGTCGTATGGAGCGGAAATGGACCCAGCTATGTATTTTGTAAGGCTTACCTTTGCTTCATCTGTGACGGTGTCCCATTCTGGCGATGGATACTAAGCAAAGTAAGATAAaagcttattttttttctctggcccgagtttctcgaagcatggttagcgctaaccagggtTAACTATCATAAAAACGTgtaggtttcgatacttctaaaccaatggttagcgctaatcaAGCTTCGACCCACCACACCCTGATTGTCATAATACATAAAGCTTTCCTTGGGATGGACGGAACAGTTGAACTATACGCTAGAGACTGGAACCAAGTTAGCAACAACTTTGATCCCACGCTCTCTCTTTCCACCGCTTGTTAACTGACACAAATGTTTCCACTGAATCGAATATATAGGAAAGGTAGGAAACATTGCTTTCGTTATGCAACGACAAAGATGAAAATGGTATCAAAGCTTGCATAATTAAATTAACTTAATTATGAGGTCATTTAACTTGCAACGATCTAAGTAATACGATAGTGTATGTTGTGATTTTTTAATCAAGCATTTGAATATAGTAAATCAACTTAAATTGTTCCACATTATTGCATTAGTACATGGGATACAGTAAACGGAATATAGTTTTTTGTATATTTAAAAAGGGAGGATGTGATACACTCCTTGTACATGACACAATGATGACATTAGATAATAGCTGATAAAGTTGCTTTGTTCACTTTCTTAACCACACTGGACAGAAAGCCTCCACATAAGTAAAATTATACAGTTGATAActctcaaaataaaataatttaaagtgCCAGTGTCAAGAACATCCTCCCTTTggtaaaaagtaatttttttccaaagtgCTTCTATCTAACTTTGTAACACTGAGAAACTTACATCATAAGCACCAGCCTTTATCTGTGAGTACAGCTTATGTTGATCCTCATCCCAGAAAGGAGGGTAACCCACAAGTAAAATATACAGGATGACACCTgccaggaaaacaaaaataaaactgatcaTACCATTGTCTGACAAGACAGCGCCTGGAGAACATAGCAATCTCATCAGTTGTCAATTTTAAGTACACATAAATTCTAATCTATTGCCATCGAATAGGTGCAAAAAATGTCTCACTCATAATAAAAGTATGTTGGTAATGTCAATCAAAATGTATTACGggttgaaataatttcaatgGAGTTTTATTGGCTCAGTTTCCTTTACCTTCAAacccaaataataataaaaataataataattataacaataatttattatgtacAGCATATTTATAATAGGGTTCAGAGAGAAAGGatattgaaaattgaaatagaGCAAATTCCTTTTAACCCTTATTTGATTTTGACCTAAAACATACACACTACGGCTACAATGAAACCGTTTCACTTGGTACAAAACAGTTCTCACCACAAGCCCACAGATCAACAGGTCTTCCATACGGCTCCTTTTTTAGGACCTCAGGTGAAAGGTACCCAGGGGTACCAGCAAACCCtacaaaaagtaagaaatgcTCAAGGTTACCATttggtgacaaaaaaaaaattaggtcAATAACAACTGCTGTAAAACATTCACTTAAATACCATAGTTATGTTTTCATCTTTAAGGTTACTTTTTTCAGCACCTTTTTTCAGGAAATGGACTATTGTGAAGTCAATGAAATTTATTTATCTGCATTTCAGTAGGTTCTCATTTGCCAGTTTGAGTCACCTCCATAGCATCTAAAGCTGCAGTCAGcattattattcaactttcatacactgtacgaattctgattttctgattggttgatttgtaccacgtgaccctgggttatgacgcaacaacctccttgacgtcattatcgtggtgtaatagccgtggtgtaaattctatacatCACTGTCATTACACTatggctttggctgactcaaaatttgacgatttttgcttgcagtgtattcgatttgaataataaaaaggttaacacactcattgctcgtgaatcatcaggatttacctgcacgagtttactaacaatgaacgagaaatttttcaataccgcactcggcggcctcgtgcggtattgaaaaatttctcgttcattgttagtgaactcgtgcaggtaaatcctgataattcactcgccgagtgcgttaacctgtaatTATCCAACCTCTTAATATTCCTTGAGCCATGCAGTTAATCAAGAGTTGGCTCCATCTTAAATACCTTATGAACTCACCATACCATCCATGCTTGTCACCATCTACTTCAATAGCTAAACCAAAATCAGCTAACTTAACAGCAgctcctttctctttgctcgCAAGGAGTAAGTTTTCTGGCTAAGAaataagaacaataattattattattattcagagAGCACATGAGACTCTGAACTTCCTTCACACTGGTACTCCAAAAGCCTTGcaataattgaaaatgaagacTAGGAAATTACCTTCAAATCACGGTGAACCACATTGTTATGGTGGCAGTGATGAACACTTTCCAGTATTTGCTGGATGCAGTGACTAAAATgtgacaattaaaaaaaatcaatcttCCTATTTTCATGCATGGATTATAACCCTGCGGTAGTGTATTGTCTGGAAGAACTAAACTTGTTTTGTAGTAAATTATGTATATAGTTCATGCAGTCCCCCTCTTTTTAGCATTCATGggtgaacaaaaaattattcctcATTATCTTTGCAAACAATATGGCTTGGCTCTTGTGCTGAAGATAAACAACTACTGAAGTCAGCTCCCCACACTGCTTCTTCAATGCAGGTCAGCATGGCTGAACAGAAAGGGTCTGGGGTGCTGATCTAGGGTTATATTTGTTCTATGTGCATGTGGTACTCCTTTTAACTCATTGGCTGTGCTTGTAAAACAATGAGCCAAATGGTTTGTTTTGGCCCCAGTTAATTTGCGATTCTTAAATATATGCCATTTGTTTCATTGCCTACAAAACCCACTCTGGGAACAATCAACCAAATACATAATAGGCATCTTTACTTTAACTGATCTGCAAATTGGCACTTCTTAACAACACAATCACGAGAGAAACTCACATCCTTGGAATCACCATTCATACaccattcaattaatttaactGCAGGGATCAAATGCAACCATGaccaaacaataataactattgCTAATTATTAGGCAGTGTTGTTGACAAGTTACACAAGTTGTGAGGAAGGGTAGGTTGTAACcatttgtaataaaaaaaagattagTATTTGAAACCATTAAAAGCTTTCTGAGGTCCTTGACAACATcaatataaatatttaaatcTTCACCTTGCATCAGCCTCACTGTAGTACTCTCGTGCTACGATATCTTCAAACAATTCCCCGCCTGTTACTCTGCAATGAATTTACCAAAATGAATGACTTACACACCAGGGATAAAAAAGCTGCCAAATACCAAGGTTCAGCAACTGTTGGCAGAATCAAAAATTTCTGGAAGATTATAGattataaaaaataatcataaaagGGATAATCACCAAAATCATTTGGATTTTTTCATGTGATTTTTAATGTCAGGTATATCATTAATATTACaacaatgtgtttttttttcctttgaaaaatttcttcacAAAGACTATCAGTTTGCTACAGATTTGGCTGAAATGTTGATGTATTAATCATTTTACCACTAATTTATAATTACTATTAAGCTGGAAAATTTTACTTACTTTGCTTGGAAACTTAATGCcaggatttgtttttttactttttctctctttttttttttgattaaaaaaataaacaaaacaaaattgtaattttgatAGCTTTTCCTGGcaaaaattactttaaaaacagagaaaaattcCCACAACAGTACACCTTTAACAACCTTCTGTATTAAAAGGTTGTCTCATAGATAATGGCAATTATCCTTTTAACAGCAAAGCAAAATCAATACTGTATATACACATTTATATGCCATTGCTATTGTAACTGGACAAAAGAGTAAATCACTGGACATTATACAGATTCAATTAACAGACTGAGGGACAGGTCAATAattagaaattaaaattatttattcaaagcATAAACTTACAGATCAAATACTAAATAATGATATCCTTCTTCAGAAATGCTTGCATGTAGTCTGACTGCAAagaggaaaaattaaatttaagtgAAAGTGTAGAAAGAATGCCACCGTTTAAGTGGACTCTAAAGAAGACAGCTCAAGAACCAAGCCATGTGTTTCCTCTTTCCAACAGCAAATTAACAGCACCACAGTTCTGTAAATATTCTGTATTATGGTGGTTATTGTACATTCTTTCAcaacattttgcaaaattgttttcaaatattgtAACACAACAGTTATTGAAACTAAACTGATACAGCCAGTACATTTCCAAACCCTTTCCTGTTGTGGGTAgagataaataatttatggGCTGAGAATAACAGATAGCACAGAAAGGAATTGATGCATCAAGCTTCGGCAAACAGAAGGACAGCACAAATGCATAGCTCAGTCCATAAACATCCaaagtcaataataatttgtaaaacAGTTTTAATGAATGGTTGAGTCACCCAGAgagattaattttatttcaaggaATCTAGGTCTAGTTTCACAAGAGAGTCAAAGTTCACATGGGTTTAAACTACACATGAAGACCTGTAAAATTGTGCTGGTCTAAAATACGCTAGGTTTGAAATTTAAACGTAACAGAACATAAAGGTGTCCATGAAAAACCCTATTACCcatcaaaaaaaaacttttgtaaAAGTATCCCTGGATTTGTAAGTAAAATCAATGGTTTCAAAGTTTCTGCTCTTTCAGGGTTTAAACAGCTGGATTCTCACTTAACTTCATAAAGTCTTTTTGCTTAGTGTATTCTCAAggtattaaaaactcaaaTTACACTTGGTTACACAAGGTCACTTTGCTGTGCATGTGATGTATGTGACTGTCTATTTCACAATCAGGCAGGGCAAAAGTACTACATGGCGATACAAAACTATTTGCCTTGAAATAAATTCTGATACCATCACTCAGGTACATTGATACACTGTATCAGTTACATAGCTAGAATTCCTACAATAGTCATGATGTATGGTCATTGAatcaaaacaaggaaaaatctGGATTAAGAACATATTCAATGGAGAGACAAAAAAGTTGCAAATAGATGTCCTGTGCAGACAAAAGTAAAGGTGAATCAAcaacaattaaattaatgCAACAAACAATTTTGACCTATGGAATAATTTTGTAACagcaaaaatataaaggaCTGGCTATTTTTATAAAAGGATTAATTGTATTTACTAACACATCCACAACATAAGAGCTTTTGGCACCTTGTGACATTCTAAAGGATAATCAAACAGATTTTATCATGATCACACAACAGATGAAGATCTCAGATATCCTTTAAACCTTTGCTGTTGAATAGGTTCAACAAGgtcccaaaaaaattaatgcaatttTTTAGCAAGAGATAAGACATAGCTGCAACTTGTAATATCATTTATATGACAGTTCAGGAAGTTTATCTCCATAAAGAAAACAGATAGTCCCCTATCTTACATGAAAAACAAGTatgctgttttcttttaaacatgTTCAGTGGAAATGGGACTTATTCAAAGGTACAAGGATGGCCAGCTACCTATAAGTGAAAGTACTTTCTCTTTAAATAGATTGCAAATCGGAAATTGTAATCAAGCTGAGTTTGACAAAGAGTCCACCGCTACGTTTACATCCACTGCACAGTATcaccaaaaaattaattaacacCTTCAAAGCTTTCCCTCTGTATCTTGATACAAAAGATTGGAGCCCTGAAATCAATTGCCACCCAACAAATGTATTTCCttcagaaaatttaattatttaaactACATATATGTtccaaactttttcttttttgagaCCAGAAAATGCCAAAATCTGTGTTAATTGGACGAGGTGAATAATTCAGtagcacacacacacacactgaTATTTAGGTACTAATGTTCTAACTCGAAGCTTCTTGTTGGCAGGTTCagtaatttgcatttacaATGCTACCGTACTCTGGTCAAAtccaaataaaaacaaaaaattgttgatAATACGAACTTCCTGAAGAAGTTATAAACATGCTGACAGTTTGAAAAACAGTTATATAAAAGATCAATAAAGGCTATGGGAAAAAAGCAcagcaagaaataaaattttcgccaaatataaaatatttattgcaaGGAAAGACCAACCTTGCTGAAATTGGCTTTCGATTTATTGAAGCTTCCAGAAGCCTTATCAATGAACGTATACGTTACATTGCGTGTCATTTGAAACCTCATTGCTAAAAATCGACACGCGACAGAATTTGTCACCTtcatagtaataattattgtacttgcTAAAAACTGTAGAATTAGAAGAAGTCGATTAGCCTCACAAGAAGCGGAGTTAAAAACGTAATTGAATCAATTTTTACTTACGAACTCTCTTGACAAGCCGCTGagtaaatttaattaatatataataatgtTGAGATTTTCAATGGCGTTGTGGAGTACGTAGAAGGTAATCAAATTGCACCATCTCCGCAAACTTTCCTCAAAACAAACGCAAAATCTGATCTAGCGAGGAAATATCGATATGGTCTTTCTAGTACATCAAGCAATTGAAcctgtgtttatttttttttgttttccaccACCTTTAGCTTCGCTGTGTGTGGTgagtcaatgtttttttttttaaattctccATCCAACTGGGGCTGATGAAGTGTGAGCCTACAAACTCCCAAATATTGTTCCAGCTTTTTACAGAAAACGATATCACTTTCAAGTCACACCATCAGACTTCGTAAACGCATCAATTAAGCAGTCATTTGTGCTAGCTTCTGAGACCAGCTTAACGAAGAGTACACCTTAATTGCATTTATAAGTGAGCATAGTTTTCTATCCCACGCACTCTTAAACATTATTTCTCTCTCTGTTTGAATAGATGCTGAATACGTCGCCGCCTCAAAATAAGTAAATTGCCGTCCTTGTCTTTGACATAAAATGTACCTTCTGTCATAACTACAAGCGCAACTATAAAATATATTCTCTGGGAAAACGACTAATTATTCACTTAGGTCTCTGAAAATTTATGACAGCGAGACATTCACTTCAACTGCTTTTATAGATCCATACAGTtcgattgttttctttttttttttttgtcaatttccTTCGCATCAGAAGTTTTCTCAtcggaaaaaaataaataatatattcTGTTTATATACCCACCAATATTGGCATGCTTCAATAGACGGCAGATCCGTGCTTCTCTTTCGAGTTTCTGAAGATCTAAACCAAAATACAAAACTTGGTCAAATAAATTTAGCCGGTGTATATCAGAAATCCTGATCTGTACAGGTGAAAACATAACCTTAAGTCGACTCACCCACTGAGAAGTTATGTTATGGTTCTCTGGCGTTGAAATATTAAATTCATCCTCGTCCGGCCAACTTTCGTTCGCTCGGAACATCTGTTTTTCATTCACACAGAGTTTTTCGTTCGAACCTTAAGCTAATAGCAATCCCTGAGGTCCAATCCAGTTTTCACaaagaatttctcttctcggCTACAATAACATAATGTAAACAATTTCCTGTCTGACTCTCTTGTTGCAATATTTCCTAGCATCCTTCAAAAGGCGCGCACAT contains:
- the LOC141874370 gene encoding calcium/calmodulin-dependent protein kinase type II subunit delta-like isoform X2 gives rise to the protein MAGTSLQVSKQGFHETYELKEELGKGAFSIVRRCVHKDTKVEYAAKIINTKKLSSRDLQKLEREARICRLLKHANIVRLHASISEEGYHYLVFDLVTGGELFEDIVAREYYSEADASHCIQQILESVHHCHHNNVVHRDLKPENLLLASKEKGAAVKLADFGLAIEVDGDKHGWYGFAGTPGYLSPEVLKKEPYGRPVDLWACGVILYILLVGYPPFWDEDQHKLYSQIKAGAYDYPSPEWDTVTDEAKELINTLLSVDQSRRITASEALKHPWIVNRERVASKVHRQETLDGLKKFNARRKLKGAILTTIVARRFSANSVRPFVSAGKKKGSEEELMAHSEDEHESEGGANKAREQRIIQLTQKLITSITTGDFETYCKLVDQRLTAFEPEAKGNLVEGLEFHRFYFDNVYTKRTSPINTTILSPHVHMMGDEAACICYVRLQQFITSTGVPLTKQSEETRVWHKKSGRWVNVHFHRSNMTGTSFS
- the LOC141874370 gene encoding calcium/calmodulin-dependent protein kinase type II delta chain-like isoform X1; the encoded protein is MAGTSLQVSKQGFHETYELKEELGKGAFSIVRRCVHKDTKVEYAAKIINTKKLSSRDLQKLEREARICRLLKHANIVRLHASISEEGYHYLVFDLVTGGELFEDIVAREYYSEADASHCIQQILESVHHCHHNNVVHRDLKPENLLLASKEKGAAVKLADFGLAIEVDGDKHGWYGFAGTPGYLSPEVLKKEPYGRPVDLWACGVILYILLVGYPPFWDEDQHKLYSQIKAGAYDYPSPEWDTVTDEAKELINTLLSVDQSRRITASEALKHPWIVNRERVASKVHRQETLDGLKKFNARRKLKGAILTTILATSNFNLSSVRPFVSAGKKKGSEEELMAHSEDEHESEGGANKAREQRIIQLTQKLITSITTGDFETYCKLVDQRLTAFEPEAKGNLVEGLEFHRFYFDNVYTKRTSPINTTILSPHVHMMGDEAACICYVRLQQFITSTGVPLTKQSEETRVWHKKSGRWVNVHFHRSNMTGTSFS